One region of Brachyhypopomus gauderio isolate BG-103 chromosome 9, BGAUD_0.2, whole genome shotgun sequence genomic DNA includes:
- the LOC143523604 gene encoding TOG array regulator of axonemal microtubules protein 1-like, with amino-acid sequence MLIRRLTQHHSDVLDSRLHEVCIVLIQEVQNLRSAVSRMAVVSLRELYSSLQKGMDQEVEATAKVLLHKAAESNAFIRQDVDTALDSMVQNCTPIRSMNALLAGGLCHLNAAVRKCTARHLATLVEKIGAERIIPAVSKLAQDSSQETRRLGRRMLLFLSSHHDFDKMVEKYIPAKDLATIRDTVHTLKSKTCS; translated from the exons atgttaatccgtagattgactcagcatcactctgatgtgcttgacagcaggcttcatgaggtctgcattgttcttattcaagag gtgcagaacctgcgctctgccgtgtcccgcatggcggtggtgtccttgagggagttgtactccagcctgcagaaagggatggaccaggaagtggaggctacagctaaggtcctccttcacaaagcagcggagtccaatgccttcatcaggcaggacgtggacacagctctggacagcatggtgcagaactgcacccccattcggagcatgaacgcccttctcgctggaggactctg tcatctgaatgctgcagtaagaaagtgtactgctcggcacttggctactttggtagagaagattggtgcagagcgaattattcctgcagtctccaagttggcacaggactcttcccaagaaaccag gcgcttgggccggcgtatgctgctgttcctgtcctcccaccatgactttgataagatggtggaaaagtacatccctgccaaagacctggcaaccatcagggacactgtccacactctgaaatccaag acctgcagctga
- the LOC143522584 gene encoding uncharacterized protein LOC143522584: protein MSVVPPVLSCTQTEQKWHKPPTMGVKPGPVDAMVVLKPKPGATTASGVRSTLFKGYSGELPHPATLNPGPVYAGMKADSLPLICTMNISPDKPLVDSIFGKVQVGSVLSYQQPPPPSDSVVIHEDAPPFPSLPLECYHLSPPEYSFVPTHQEQLHLSSLSVTLSQSHLIEEATRSQSATPEWNSLRRERVTASHFREVSHVRGPGAAESLAERIIRGTRQTAHMKRGLEMETGLKGLCSSEKLELDQVWASDSSRCILAGCIT from the exons atgtctgtcgtccctcctgtcctttcatgcacacagacagaacagaagtggcataaaccaccaacaatg ggggtgaagcctggacccgtggatgccatggttgtcctaaagccaaaaccaggtgctactacagccagtggagttag aagtacacttttcaagggctacagcggtgagctcccacacccggccaccctcaatcctggaccagtctacgctggaatgaaagcagattctcttccactcatctgcacaatgaacatctcgcctgacaagccacttgtggactccatctttgggaaggtacaagttggcagtgtactgtcctatcaacaaccaccacctccatctgacagtgttgtcatacatgaggatgcacccccattcccgagtctgccactagaatgttaccatctaagcccacctgaatattcatttgtgccaacacaccaagaacagctacacctaagctcactttctgtgaccttgtcacagtcacaccttattgaggaggcaacaagatcccaaagtgctacacctgagtggaattcacttaggagagaaagagtgactgcctcacatttcagagaggtgagccacgttagaggtccaggtgctgcagaaagcctggcagaaaggataatccgagggacacgacaaacagcacacatgaagagaggacttgaaatggaaacgggccttaaaggactatgcagttctgaaaaacttgaacttgaccaagtgtgggctagtgattcatccagatgcatcttggctgggtgcatcacctga